One window of the Syngnathoides biaculeatus isolate LvHL_M chromosome 11, ASM1980259v1, whole genome shotgun sequence genome contains the following:
- the stc2a gene encoding stanniocalcin-2a, producing the protein MFLQVTVALLVLSGLEQVVASDSSDIYDTPPEKPVFSKGRLSLQNTAEIQHCLTSAGDVGCGVFECFENNSCEIRGLQEICMTFLHNAGKFDSQGKSFIKDALKCMAHGLRHKFSCISRKCVSIKEMVFQLQRECYIKHNLCSAAKENVAVMVEMIHFQDLFPKGPYVELVNILLGCGDEVKEALTRSVRLQCEQNWGALCDSLSLCSTLTPSPSADEQRRPSPSQPQPEHPRHLRHGDRDKPGKAGFHGHPRGRSQGLRRQGPDTGVAVDQEDPEATDIRR; encoded by the exons ATGTTTCTTCAAGTGACCGTTGCGCTGCTGGTTCTCTCTGGACTGGAGCAAGTGGTCGCCTCGGATAGTAGCGACATTTACGACACGCCGCCTGAGAAGCCCGTCTTCTCAAAAGGACGCCTCTCGCTGCAGAATACAG CCGAGATCCAGCATTGTCTTACGAGTGCGGGTGATGTCGGCTGCGGTGTGTTCGAGTGCTTTGAGAACAACTCCTGCGAGATACGCGGGCTACAGGAGATCTGCATGACGTTCCTGCATAATGCTGGCAAATTTGACTCTCAG GGAAAATCTTTCATCAAGGATGCGCTGAAGTGTATGGCCCACGGGCTTCGGCACAAGTTTAGCTGCATCAGTAGGAAGTGTGTTTCCATTAAGGAGATGGTGTTCCAGCTCCAGAGAGAGTGTTACATCAAACATAATCTGTGCTCAGCTGCTAAGGAGAACGTGGCCGTGATGGTGGAGATGATCCATTTCCAAGATCTCTTCCCTAAAGG TCCTTATGTGGAGCTCGTGAATATTTTGCTGGGTTGCGGAGATGAAGTGAAAGAAGCATTAACCCGTAGTGTGCGGCTTCAGTGCGAGCAGAACTGGGGAGCTTTGTGCGACAGTCTCAGCCTCTGCTCCACCCTGACGCCTTCACCCTCAGCTGACGAACAACGCCGCCCCTCGCCGTCTCAACCCCAGCCTGAGCACCCTCGCCACCTACGCCACGGTGACAGGGACAAACCCGGTAAGGCTGGGTTCCACGGCCACCCTCGTGGTCGCAGCCAGGGACTGCGCCGCCAGGGTCCAGATACTGGAGTGGCAGTGGACCAAGAAGACCCCGAGGCCACTGACATTAGGAGGTGA